The DNA sequence CACCGATTCCCTTTACTCGCTTGAGAGCTTGAGTATCCTCCTCACTGATAGCGGTATACAAATCTGCCGAAGAAATGCTAGATAGAATCATGAGGGCAGTATTTCCCCCAACTCCAGAGATAGAAATCAATTGCTCGAAGAGGCTCAGCTCCTGTTGATCAGCAAATCCAAACAACGTATGAGCATCTTCACGCACTTGAAAATGGGTGTGGAGAAATATCTCCTGCTTTCCCTGAAGGGCAGAATAGGTATTGAGAGAAATCCTCACGAGATATCCCAATCCTCCACATTCCACGCATACATGTGAAGGCTCCAGTGCGGTCACTTTTCCCCGAATACTTACGATCACGACGAGCTGGTTTGAAATGAAAGAATGGTAACCAAGTCGGATATCCGAATCTTGATTACCATTCCGAAAGATAAGGGTTATTCAGGAAGTGGGCTAGTATTAGTCTCCGAAAGAATACAAAACTCCCACTCGCAAACCGATATTGATCGCGTTGGTCACTGCATTTCTGGAAGGACCTCCGACAGTATCCCAGTATTCAATTTCGTCTACAGATCCATTTTGATAGATGAAAAATGTCTCATCCTTGTCTTCTGAATCGGTCAGTCCCATCTCTCCGCGCAAAGCAAAGATCAAAGAAACCTTTTCCTGCTCACCCAAAACGATCTGGTACCCAAGATCTACGACAGCGCTGTAATAGATAGGCGCGTAGGTTTCTTTGGTAGTAGGGAAGCTTTTGAAGCTTTCAGGTACAGCAATGTCCAAGCTTGGATCATCATTGTAAGTTTCGGCACCTGTGAGGAAGTTGGCTGAAACACCTGCATAGATCATGAAGGAGTATTTGGTTCCTTGATAATTGAAGGAGTTGAATCCAATCATCAAAGGAAGCTTGAAATAATTCAAGCGAGTGGTCACCATGGTACGCTCCTCGATGGTGCGCTTAAATGAATAGCGACCCCCTTCTTGGGAGAAAATCGTGTTCAGGCGAACACCGATATATTCGTTGAAGTTGTACCCAACTTCCAATCCGCCCGCCATTCCCACATAGGGCTCCATGGTGTACAGATCTTCATCCAAGCTGGCATCGTCCATGTTGTACATGGCCGAAATTTGAGGGATACCAAAAGCTCCCAGTTTCAAACCTCTTTGGGCTTGACTTGGCAATGCAATCACCATGAGGACTGCGACGAAGGGCAAGTATAGGTTTTTCATCGACAACAGATTAGGTAACCAAAAATAGAACATTATTCCCATCGAACCAAGTAGTCCCCAGTTTCGCATAATTCAAATTTTGGCTTACCACATAGATCGAAATTCGCGATTCCCCAGAATGAAATTTACATCCTCTTTCAGTCTGGGACGTACAAGTGAAACCCTCGCGCACAGGATGTCCATGATTTTGACGGCTATAATCGGTATATTATAGTTAGCGGTTGGGTAAATCCCCCGCACCATGACTCCTCCTGCAGGCTCGCTCATGGATCATTGCACACATCTGACTGTATTCACGAACATGATCTTAAAAATTCATCCAGACAACCCCCAAGGCAGACACATTGACCGCGTGGTTGAGTGTTTGAGAGATGGAGGGGTAATCATCTATCCAACCGATACCGTCTATGGATTGGGTTGTGATATCAACAACAAGAAAGCTGTTGAACGAATATGCAGGATCAAAGGGATTGACCCCAAGAAGTCTCACCTTTCGTGTGTATGCGAAGATCTGGCCATCATTGGCACATACGCCAATCATGTGACCACTCCGATGTACAAACTGATGAAGGCTGCGCTTCCGGGCCCATACACCTTCATCCTTGAGGCCAGCAAAATGATTCCGAAGCACTTCCAACACAAGAAGACCTTCGGAATTCGGGTAGCGGATCATTCCATCCCAAAAATTCTCTGCGAACAATTGGGCAATCCCATTGCATCCATTAGTTTGCCTATGGACGAAAACCAACCAGAATTCTCCAACGATCCCGAACTGATTTATCAACGATACATGAAGGAAGTTGATATCGTGGTAGACTGTGGAGTTGGGGGCATTGCGGCCTCCACAGTGATTGACCTCAGCAATGGAGAGCAGGATATCGAAGTCATCCGTGAAGGAAAAGGGAGCTTGGAAGAAATTGGATTGGTGTTCTAGCACGCAATCAATCTCTGATACATGATTCCTCAAGATCTGGAGGCCGAGTTGCGCAAGCAGTTCGGCCTCTCTCTTTTCGGCGCACAGCCAGTGGGAGGCGGCTGTATTCATCAGGCATTTCGGTTAGAGACTTCCGAAGGACCTCGATTCTTCAAATTCAACCGATTAGTTGAACTCCCCAATTTGAATTCCGAGCTTCTGGGACTCACATCTTTATCCCAAACCCAAACGCTTCGTACGCCTCGACCTTTTGGTATCATCCAAACCGGGCAGCATGTAGGGTTATTGATGGAGTTTCTAGAAGCGTCCTCTCCACAAGGGCCTTATTGGGAGTCGTTCGGACATCAATTGGCTCAATTTCATTCGATCCCTCAGACTCTTTTTGGATGGGAATCGGACAACTTCATAGGGCGCCTGCCTCAACACAATCCCCAGATGAGCAGCTGGATAGATTTTTTCGTCCAAGCTCGTATCTCGCCGCTGTTGAAGGATGCTGTTCGACATAGCCAGCTCAACTCAAAGGATTGGGATCAATGGGAAAAGCTCATGCCTTCATTACCTGATATTTTTCCAGATGAACCCCCAGCAATGATTCATGGAGATCTTTGGGGAGGAAATATTTTGGCCGTCGATGGAGGGAATAGCCCCGCATGGATCGATCCCTCGGTGCATTGCTCGCACCGAGAAATGGAGCTTGCGTTCATGACACTATTCGATAGGATTCCCGATTCATTCTACAGGGCCTACGAAGAAGTATACCCTTTATCTCCAAATTGGCTTGAACGATGGGATTTATATAACTTGTATCCACTCTTGGTGCATGTCAGATTGTTCGGAGGCAATTACGCCTCATCCTTCCGTCAGCACCTACGACGCTATCTTTAGTTTCGATTCTTCAACCCTATCTTCATGAGATTTTCGATTAGTATGCTGGCGGCTGCATTGCTATTGACCTTTGGCTGTAATAAGCAGGCCAGAGAGCAACAGTCCTCTCAGGCACTCTCAGAATCAACTTCTTCCACCGAGTCAGTCGATCGTGCCAATAGCGCACAAATTCAAGAACGGATGGAAAACGGACTCATCGGAGGCGAAGATGATTTTCCGTTTGTATATCAGGCAGATGGCGGGGTGAACTGGTTTGAAGCCTATACACTTCGGTTTAGCCTGACTACTGCAGAACCTTGGACACCGCTTGTCAATCGCCAAGTTCCGTGGGTAAATCACGAGCTGTACAACGAGAACAATGGGAACTTCGCCACCTACGTACGATCCGAAACCCGACTGAGCATGGAGTTTCCATATATCCAAGTTCAGTACATCAACAAAGCACTTCCAAGCTGTGGAACCGTGGATTCTGTCTACATGTGGCTAGACGGCATGTTCCTGCAAGACCCCTTGGCTACGGGAGATGAAAAAACGAGAAAGCTGGATACCCAGAGCGGAAAGCCCGCCCTCATCAAGCACTACAAAGTCCCTCAGAAAGGGAGTGGTGGCAAGCAATTCAAATATCTTGCTTATGCCTACATCGATGTCAATGAAGACTACATTGTAGGATTGGCCTTGACTACTCAGGACGAGTATTATTGGCAGAATAGCAAGACCTTCTTCGATAATTTGGTCTACAGCTTCAACCAATAAGGATTCTTACAAAAGATTTTCAGGCCCAATTCTGTATCCAGAATTGGGCCTGATTTTTTTTTCATTACCTAAAGCGAGAAATAGAAAAGGCTGCCTCCCAGAGAGAAGCAGCCTGTTAATATGTCTGAATCAACCTTAGGCGATTGAGTAAACGCCTTTCTTGTTGATCTTCGCTTCGAATTCGTCTCGGAATCGAGTGATGGTATTTCGCACGGGCCAAGCGGCTGCATCCGCCAAAGCACATACTGTGCGTCCTTCCATAGTGTCACACAATTCCAGCAAGGTATCAAGGTCGCGCATATTGGCTTCCCCTTGATCGATTCTCGTTAGCATCTTGGTGAACCAGCCAGTTCCTTCACGGCATGGTGTACACTGTCCACATGACTCGTGATCATAGAATTTGGCTGTCCGGAGGAGGAATTTGACCAAGTCGGTATCCTCATCCAATACACACATTCCAGCTGTTCCAACGAACGTACCCACAGTCCGCAGAGAATCTGCATCCATGGTCAGGCCTTCCAGCATATCAGCACGAAGGATTGGCACGGAAGATCCACCCGGCACGACCGCCTTCAGTTTTTTGCCTCCACGAATACCTCCGGCAACCTCGTAGATCAAATCAGTCAATTTCATCCCTGAAGGGAATTCATATAGACCGGGACGATTTACGTGACCAGAGATACCGTACAACATCGGGCCAGGGTGAGTAGGTGCTCCGAGCGAGCTATACCATTCTGCACCATTGCGGATCACGTAAGGTACGTGCCCCAAGGTTTCGACATTGTTGATGGTAGTTGGCTTGCCCCACAGTCCCACTTGAGCAGGGAAAGGTGGCTTGGAACGAGGGTATGGACGTTTCCCTTCGAGGGATTCCATGAGGGAAGTTTCCTCCCCACAGATATATGCCCCAGCTCCTCGGTGAACGAACACATCGATGGAAGTGTCGGTTCCCATGATGTTCTTTCCAGCGTAGCCTTTTGCATAGGCATCATCCACTGCTTTCTGCATCATGTTGATCCAATCACCATATTCGCCGCGAATGTAGATGTATGCTGCGTCCATTTCCATGGCGTAGCATGCGATCAATGCACCCTCGATGATGGTGTGGGGATTATATTCGAACAATCTCCGGTCCTTGATGGTACCTGGCTCTGACTCATCGCCATTACAAGCGAGGTAACGAGGAAGTCCTTCTTGCTTGGGAGGCATAAAAGACCACTTCAATCCCGCATTAAAGCCCGCGCCACCACGGCCACGAATATTGGCTTTCTTCACTTCATTGACGACATCTTTGGGACCCATGTCCGTAGAAGTCAACACTTTGCGAAGTGCTTGATATCCTTGTCCCTTCTCCTCGTACACGTCGATTTGGTGGAAATTCGGGATATCGGGCAATAGGTTCTTCTTATAGCTTCTCCAGTCCATACAAGTGGAGTATTCGTTCTGTTATTGATAATCCAGCACAAATTACGGATTTTTTACAACACTTCAACCGTGAGCAAACCTAACTTTCAGCTGATATTGAAAGTTTTGAATGGGTCTCATTTAGAAAAACCAAAATCTGAGACTGCTTCAATTGAAAAGCTGCTAAGCTTCCCAGACAAACTTCATGTACTTTTCATGAACCTGCTTCCATTTCTTCACGGTAAGCCTCACCCTAACCTCATCATCTATCGCGAGAATGAGATAGGTCACGTCTGAAATAAAGCTGCCGGTATCTCGCAATAATTTGATGACCATCCTGTCATTCAACCTTCTCAACAATTGCTCCCCAGCGGCGACCTTGGCTGTGAGCATTTCCATTAGCGCTTCATTCAGTAGGCGAATTTCTGAGTGAGTCAAACGATTGCTATTCAGGACCAACGCATTCAGGTCTAGGTCTGACTCGGTAATCGTACTCATGACAATTCCAGTTTCACCCTGATACTGATACCCCAGCATATTGCAGGCGTACCCGCTAGTTTCCAATGCCTCGAAGTGGAGCTTTTTGACCTTCAAGACACTTGTTTCTCCCTCCTGAAGGGTGAATACCTCCGTGAACAAGAACTTCTGCCCGTGACCTACCATTCTTCGCTGGAAGTTTGTCCACCTATCAGATTCCTGAGCCTTGAGATAGCATCCCGAGAAGAGGAACAAGGTCATCAATACTAATTGCCTCATACTGGTTTTCATAAAGTTGCAGTGCAAAATTGATTCAAAAAATAAAATATTTCTGCAAAAAGCCGCACCTCTAAGAGATGCGGCTTTTCGATCTATTCTGACAAAATCAGTTTCTACTCTTGATTTCGGGCCATTTGAGCCTCTTCAATCATGACTTCAACAGCCTTCTCCAATTGCTGGTCTCGGCCTTCCATCACCAAGTCCGCTTCATTTCGGACCTTCACATCAGGCTCCAATTGCTGGTTCTCTAGATACTGGCCATCCAGACCCTTGACCCCAACCTGTGGGATCCCAAATACCAAAGAGGGATCGACTTGGCGCTCCCACCAAACAGCAGTAGTCGTACCCGGCACTGGCATCCCTACCAGCTTACCAATTCCCAGCGTCTTGTAGACATACGGGAAGAAGTGTGCATCAGAATAGTTTCCTTCGCCCACCAAAACCGCAGAAGGATTGCTCCACTTATTTTGAGGCTCGGAACCAATCTTCTGTCCTCTTGGCTCAATGGTCACGTAAGTTTTCCCGCTGAGGAAGGTAGCCAGATCGTCGTGCAACCAACCGCCACCATTGTAGCGTGTGTCTACTACCAAGGCCTCCTTGTCTGCATAGCGGCCCAACACTTCACTGTACACTTCGCGGAAAGAAGCGTCATTCATGCCACGGACGTGTACATAGCCAACTGTGCCATTTGAGAGACGATCCACTTCGGCGCGACGAGTTTTCACCCAACGTTGATACAGCAATTCACTTTCCTGCCCCATAGAAATCGCTTTCACGATGATCTCCCAAGTTTTGCCGGAGGAAGGATCTTGCATGCCCAGTAGGAGACGGTCCCCGGCTTTATGATTCAGCATCGCATAGTAGTTGGCGTCGGCGTCGATGGTTTCTCCATCAATGGACATGATGATATGTCCCGCTTCCACTTCACCATCGGCCTTGAGCAATGGACTCTTATCCATGATTTCGTCGATCAAAATACCATCTCCGGTATGACCCGCGTCAGGGAAGAATCCCAAGGCAGCGGTTTGATCACCTTTCGAATCTCTGTGATAATAGCGGCAGCCTGTGTGCGATCCATTCAATTCACCCAGCAACTCACTCATCATCTCCGAGAAATCATACTTGTTATTGATATGAGGGAGGAATGCCTGATAGGTACCCTTGAGATCTGCCCAAGCTACACCGTGCAATTCGGGGTCATAGAATTTCTCTGAAACCTGGCGCCACATGTGCTCAAACATATAGGCGCGTTCTTCAGGAGAATTGAGATCCATTTCTGCCTTGAAGGAGATGCCTTTCTTTTTTCCGTCTTTGGTGGAAATCTTCATCATGCTGCCACCATTGATGACAAATAGATTTTCCCCTTTTTTGTCGATCAACATCCCTCCTCCGCGCTTGGACATCTTGGTCAAGATCTTGGTTTCCCGCTTCCGGAAATCATGTACCCAAAGGTCATGTCCTTTCTCAAAGCTGCTGAGGTAGTAGATTTTAGATCCATCGGGAGATACGACAGCGTCCGCCAAGCTGGAAGAATGAATCGTCAATCTCGCCACGCGATCCTCGATTCCTTCCATTTCAAACTTCATGGAGTCTGCCAGCTTAATCTCTACAGCCCATGGG is a window from the Pontibacter sp. G13 genome containing:
- the nuoF gene encoding NADH-quinone oxidoreductase subunit NuoF codes for the protein MDWRSYKKNLLPDIPNFHQIDVYEEKGQGYQALRKVLTSTDMGPKDVVNEVKKANIRGRGGAGFNAGLKWSFMPPKQEGLPRYLACNGDESEPGTIKDRRLFEYNPHTIIEGALIACYAMEMDAAYIYIRGEYGDWINMMQKAVDDAYAKGYAGKNIMGTDTSIDVFVHRGAGAYICGEETSLMESLEGKRPYPRSKPPFPAQVGLWGKPTTINNVETLGHVPYVIRNGAEWYSSLGAPTHPGPMLYGISGHVNRPGLYEFPSGMKLTDLIYEVAGGIRGGKKLKAVVPGGSSVPILRADMLEGLTMDADSLRTVGTFVGTAGMCVLDEDTDLVKFLLRTAKFYDHESCGQCTPCREGTGWFTKMLTRIDQGEANMRDLDTLLELCDTMEGRTVCALADAAAWPVRNTITRFRDEFEAKINKKGVYSIA
- a CDS encoding fructosamine kinase family protein; this encodes MIPQDLEAELRKQFGLSLFGAQPVGGGCIHQAFRLETSEGPRFFKFNRLVELPNLNSELLGLTSLSQTQTLRTPRPFGIIQTGQHVGLLMEFLEASSPQGPYWESFGHQLAQFHSIPQTLFGWESDNFIGRLPQHNPQMSSWIDFFVQARISPLLKDAVRHSQLNSKDWDQWEKLMPSLPDIFPDEPPAMIHGDLWGGNILAVDGGNSPAWIDPSVHCSHREMELAFMTLFDRIPDSFYRAYEEVYPLSPNWLERWDLYNLYPLLVHVRLFGGNYASSFRQHLRRYL
- the ruvA gene encoding Holliday junction branch migration protein RuvA; translation: MIVSIRGKVTALEPSHVCVECGGLGYLVRISLNTYSALQGKQEIFLHTHFQVREDAHTLFGFADQQELSLFEQLISISGVGGNTALMILSSISSADLYTAISEEDTQALKRVKGIGAKTAGRIILELKDKIKLPEGGSSATTAGGSQSQLKAEALAALVQLGLNKTVMSKRIDQILKSKGADLKVEEIIKLALKNG
- a CDS encoding L-threonylcarbamoyladenylate synthase, which codes for MTPPAGSLMDHCTHLTVFTNMILKIHPDNPQGRHIDRVVECLRDGGVIIYPTDTVYGLGCDINNKKAVERICRIKGIDPKKSHLSCVCEDLAIIGTYANHVTTPMYKLMKAALPGPYTFILEASKMIPKHFQHKKTFGIRVADHSIPKILCEQLGNPIASISLPMDENQPEFSNDPELIYQRYMKEVDIVVDCGVGGIAASTVIDLSNGEQDIEVIREGKGSLEEIGLVF
- a CDS encoding porin family protein; this translates as MKNLYLPFVAVLMVIALPSQAQRGLKLGAFGIPQISAMYNMDDASLDEDLYTMEPYVGMAGGLEVGYNFNEYIGVRLNTIFSQEGGRYSFKRTIEERTMVTTRLNYFKLPLMIGFNSFNYQGTKYSFMIYAGVSANFLTGAETYNDDPSLDIAVPESFKSFPTTKETYAPIYYSAVVDLGYQIVLGEQEKVSLIFALRGEMGLTDSEDKDETFFIYQNGSVDEIEYWDTVGGPSRNAVTNAINIGLRVGVLYSFGD